The stretch of DNA TAAAAGCTTCTTCTTTTGTTTTACAATAGTAAAAGTAATTATATTTACTTTTACTATTGCAAAAAAAAAGTCTAGTAATTAAATATTACTAGACTTTCTAAATTTATTCTGGGTTTACGGTTGCTTTAAATACAGCTTTACCATTTTTAATTTCTTTGATAACAGCAGATCTAGTTGCGTTACCTTCTTTATTAATAGAAATTAATCCTGAAACACCATCAAAGGCAGTTGTTTTTTTAATTTGTTCATTAATACAAATTGAATTAGTTGGATCTTCACATCTATTCATTGCATCAATTAAAATATTATACGTATCAGCACCTAATGCAGTAAACGAATTCATTTCATCTTTCCCTGTTTCTTTTTTATGGAAATTAATGAAATCTGAAGAAGTTTTTGATGGAGGATTTGTATAGTCAAAGAAATCTGTAAACATATAACCTTCAAGTGCATCTCCACCTAAATTAATAAATGTTTGATTTGCAACACCATCACCACTAAACATTGGTTTAACTAAACCTAATTGTTTAGCTTGTCTTGCAATCATAGAAGCTTCTGGGTGATATAAAGGCATAAACATAAAGTCTGGATTAATTTTTTTAATTTGAGAAACTACAGCTTTAAAGTCTTTATCACCTGAAGTAACTTTGATTTTTTTAACAATTTTTCCACCTTTTGATTTAAAGGCTTTTTGGAATGCTTTTGAAAGTCCTAATGAATATACTTGAGCTTGGTCAATTACAACTACAGCTGTTTTATAACCTTGATCTATTGCAAAGTTTGCAACAACTTCACCTTGAAAACTATCTGAAAAACAAACTCTATTTGCAAAAGTTCTTCTTGAAGTTAATTTATCATTTGTAGCAACTGCGGCAATAACAGGAATT from Poseidonibacter antarcticus encodes:
- a CDS encoding ABC transporter substrate-binding protein encodes the protein MKKLLSLALASTLTCGVVMAKEIKIGAVMPMSGPLAAYGQVTNLGLELAQKLQPTLKNGDTIKIVLLDNKGDKVETANATTRLISSDKVVAILGALTSTNTAQTIAIADKKKIPVIAAVATNDKLTSRRTFANRVCFSDSFQGEVVANFAIDQGYKTAVVVIDQAQVYSLGLSKAFQKAFKSKGGKIVKKIKVTSGDKDFKAVVSQIKKINPDFMFMPLYHPEASMIARQAKQLGLVKPMFSGDGVANQTFINLGGDALEGYMFTDFFDYTNPPSKTSSDFINFHKKETGKDEMNSFTALGADTYNILIDAMNRCEDPTNSICINEQIKKTTAFDGVSGLISINKEGNATRSAVIKEIKNGKAVFKATVNPE